In the Micromonospora narathiwatensis genome, one interval contains:
- a CDS encoding polyprenyl synthetase family protein gives MVEGVVIPAGERSGVTGSGGRRRPDGTGQFGALGLDLADPRVEASVLGLLDQVESELRASVASADPLVTEAARHLLEAGGKRFRPLLVALGAQFGDPTCAQVVPAAVVMELTHLATLYHDDVMDEAAVRRGAPSANSRWTNSVAILVGDYLFARAADIAADLGPEAVRLQARTFARLVHGQIAETVGPRDADPVAHYLQVIAEKTGSLIATSARFGGMFGGASAEHIEALAGYGEIIGVAFQLSDDLLDIASESMQSGKTPGTDLREGVPTLPVLYALASDDSDAASVRLREILATGPLVDEALHAEALGLLRESPALKRARETVRGYAEDARARLAPLPDGPARSALESLCDYIADRTS, from the coding sequence ATGGTGGAAGGCGTGGTGATTCCGGCTGGCGAGCGTTCAGGTGTCACCGGCTCCGGCGGTCGTCGGAGGCCGGACGGCACGGGTCAGTTCGGCGCGCTCGGCCTGGACCTCGCCGACCCGCGCGTCGAGGCGTCCGTGCTGGGGCTGCTTGACCAGGTCGAGAGCGAGTTGCGGGCCAGCGTGGCCAGCGCCGACCCGCTCGTCACCGAGGCGGCCCGGCACCTGCTCGAGGCCGGGGGGAAGCGGTTCCGGCCGCTGCTGGTGGCGCTGGGCGCCCAGTTCGGTGACCCGACCTGCGCGCAGGTCGTACCGGCCGCCGTGGTGATGGAGCTCACTCACCTGGCGACGCTCTACCACGACGACGTGATGGACGAGGCGGCCGTGCGGCGGGGCGCCCCGAGCGCCAACTCCCGTTGGACCAACTCGGTCGCGATCCTGGTCGGCGACTACCTCTTCGCCCGGGCCGCGGACATCGCGGCCGACCTCGGCCCCGAGGCCGTACGCCTCCAGGCCCGCACCTTCGCCCGGCTGGTGCACGGGCAGATCGCCGAGACGGTCGGCCCGCGCGACGCCGACCCGGTCGCGCACTACCTCCAGGTCATCGCCGAGAAGACCGGGTCGCTGATCGCCACCTCGGCCCGCTTCGGCGGCATGTTCGGCGGTGCCTCCGCCGAGCACATCGAGGCCCTGGCCGGGTACGGCGAGATCATCGGGGTGGCCTTCCAGCTCTCCGACGACCTGCTCGACATCGCTTCCGAGTCGATGCAGTCCGGCAAGACGCCGGGCACCGACCTGCGGGAGGGCGTACCGACCCTGCCGGTGCTCTACGCGCTCGCCTCGGACGACTCCGACGCCGCCTCGGTGCGGCTGCGGGAGATCCTGGCCACCGGTCCGCTGGTCGACGAGGCGCTGCACGCCGAGGCGCTCGGCCTGCTCCGCGAGTCCCCCGCGCTCAAGCGTGCCCGGGAGACGGTCCGCGGCTACGCCGAGGACGCCCGCGCCCGGCTCGCCCCGCTGCCCGACGGCCCGGCCCGCAGCGCACTCGAATCCCTCTGCGACTACATCGCCGACCGCACCAGCTGA
- a CDS encoding NADH-quinone oxidoreductase subunit M produces the protein MSNFPFLSVLTVAPLVGALVVALLPRRRPDLAKLVAFGWSLLVLVLSVVMWIAFQADGDRFQFRESYAWIPNWGVNFTFAADGIALVMLMLIAILVPLVILASWHDAESSKRSVPVYFALLLILECTMIGVFAAADVFLFYVFFEVMLVPMYFLIGSYGGHQRQYAAVKFFLYSLVGGLFMLAAVIGLWVVGGKTFDWQALSQAEIATNTARWLFLGFFLAFAIKAPFFPFHTWLPDAGGAAPAGAAALLVGVLDKVGTFGILRYCLPLFPEASRWFAPWALALGLIGIIYAALLAVGQNDLKRLVSYTSIAHFGFIGVGIFAFTTQAGTGAVLYMLNHGLATGLLFLVVGMLIARRGSALISDFGGAGKLVPVLAGVLFFAGLASLALPGTAPFISEFLVLIGTFTTNKPVAVIATLGIILAAAYVLWMVQRTTQGTLNPALTEVEGMRRDLSLREKIVVAPLIALIVLLGFYPKPVTDVINPAVKATMQDVGRTDPAPTVGSVQEAAK, from the coding sequence ATGTCCAACTTCCCGTTCCTCTCGGTGCTGACCGTGGCACCGCTGGTCGGCGCCCTGGTCGTGGCACTGTTGCCACGCCGCCGGCCGGACCTGGCCAAACTGGTGGCGTTCGGCTGGTCGCTGCTGGTCCTGGTGCTGTCGGTGGTCATGTGGATCGCCTTCCAGGCCGACGGTGACCGGTTCCAGTTCCGCGAGTCGTACGCGTGGATCCCGAACTGGGGGGTCAACTTCACCTTCGCGGCCGACGGCATCGCGCTGGTCATGCTGATGCTGATCGCGATCCTGGTGCCGCTGGTGATCCTGGCCTCCTGGCACGACGCCGAGTCGTCGAAGCGTTCGGTGCCGGTCTACTTCGCGCTGCTGCTCATCCTCGAATGCACGATGATCGGCGTCTTCGCCGCCGCCGACGTCTTCCTGTTCTACGTGTTCTTCGAGGTCATGCTGGTGCCGATGTACTTCCTCATCGGCAGCTACGGCGGCCACCAGCGGCAGTACGCGGCGGTCAAGTTCTTCCTCTACTCCCTGGTCGGCGGCCTGTTCATGCTGGCCGCGGTGATCGGCCTCTGGGTGGTCGGTGGGAAGACCTTCGACTGGCAGGCGCTGAGCCAGGCCGAGATCGCCACCAACACGGCCCGCTGGCTGTTCCTCGGCTTCTTCCTCGCGTTCGCGATCAAGGCGCCGTTCTTCCCGTTCCACACCTGGCTGCCGGACGCCGGTGGCGCGGCCCCGGCCGGCGCGGCGGCGCTGCTGGTCGGCGTGCTGGACAAGGTCGGCACCTTCGGGATCCTGCGGTACTGCCTGCCGCTCTTCCCCGAGGCGTCGAGGTGGTTCGCCCCGTGGGCGCTGGCGCTGGGCCTGATCGGCATCATCTACGCCGCGCTGCTGGCGGTCGGGCAGAACGACCTCAAGCGGCTGGTGTCGTACACCTCGATCGCGCACTTCGGCTTCATCGGGGTCGGCATCTTCGCCTTCACCACCCAGGCCGGCACCGGCGCGGTGCTCTACATGCTCAACCACGGTCTGGCCACCGGCCTGCTCTTCCTGGTGGTGGGCATGCTGATCGCCCGCCGCGGCTCGGCGCTGATCAGCGACTTCGGCGGCGCGGGCAAGCTGGTGCCGGTGCTGGCCGGGGTGCTCTTCTTCGCCGGTCTCGCGTCGCTGGCGCTGCCCGGCACCGCGCCGTTCATCTCCGAGTTCCTGGTGCTGATCGGCACGTTCACCACCAACAAGCCGGTCGCGGTGATCGCCACGCTCGGCATCATCCTGGCCGCGGCGTACGTGCTGTGGATGGTGCAGCGCACCACCCAGGGCACCCTCAACCCGGCCCTGACCGAGGTGGAGGGCATGCGCCGTGACCTCAGCCTGCGCGAGAAGATCGTGGTCGCCCCGCTGATCGCGCTGATCGTGCTGCTCGGCTTCTATCCCAAGCCGGTCACCGATGTCATCAACCCTGCCGTCAAGGCGACCATGCAGGACGTCGGTCGGACCGACCCCGCCCCGACGGTCGGCAGCGTCCAGGAGGCCGCGAAATGA
- a CDS encoding PhoX family protein gives MSDRPRLLPLLGATRHGSRDAMTCLYRCGNACDHPVPNPSDNPYFGDLVEAEVSRRGVVRAGAVGALVLGFGGTVAGALAGAAPAAAAPAAPAVPGAAGAGTPTGGVGSGALTFKPIPPNRLDTLVVPNGYDHAVVIKWGDPVVPDAPEFRVHGQTAAAQAKQFGYNNDFVGVLPIDRKRALLVVNHEYTNEDLMFPGFTGLDALSVEQLRVAMAAHGMSVVELERVESTGQWRPVRNGRRYNRRVTALATKFELTGPAAGSAWLCTAADPKGRTVIGTLNNCAGGVTPWGTVLSGEENFNQYFVGGDAAPEALKPKLARYGIPTDVRYPSGSRKWDRADERVDLAKHPNEAHRFGWIVEIDPFDPDSKPRKHTALGRFKHEGANVIVAKDGRVVAYMGDDERFDYLYKFVSDKKFMSGSSTVARRHNLTLLESGTLYVAALEGNSAAEIDGTGTLPTDGAFDGRGRWIKLVSGNRSYVDGMTAADVLTFTRLAADKVGATKMDRPEDVEPSELTGKVYVALTNNTDRGKAGKAPADEANPRNLNKHGQILELVEDRGDNTAESFAWSLPIVCGDPTDPSTHFAGYDKSKVSPISCPDNVAFDTTGNLWIATDGNALGSNDGLFATALEGPERGHLKQFLTVPYGAETCGPFITKDNRSVFVAVQHPGEITGATVENPASTWPDGDFAKPAVVVTWRLDGGPIGS, from the coding sequence ATGAGCGACCGTCCCCGGCTGCTCCCGTTGCTGGGTGCCACCCGCCACGGCAGCCGCGACGCCATGACCTGCCTGTACCGCTGCGGCAACGCGTGCGACCACCCGGTGCCGAACCCGTCGGACAACCCGTACTTCGGCGACCTGGTCGAGGCCGAGGTCTCCCGCCGAGGGGTGGTCCGGGCCGGCGCGGTCGGCGCCCTGGTCCTCGGCTTCGGCGGCACCGTCGCGGGTGCTCTGGCCGGCGCGGCCCCGGCCGCCGCCGCGCCCGCCGCCCCGGCCGTTCCCGGCGCCGCCGGGGCCGGCACGCCGACGGGCGGGGTGGGCAGCGGCGCGCTGACCTTCAAGCCGATCCCGCCGAACCGGCTCGACACCCTGGTCGTTCCGAACGGGTACGACCACGCGGTCGTGATCAAGTGGGGTGACCCGGTCGTCCCGGACGCGCCCGAGTTCCGGGTGCACGGCCAGACCGCCGCCGCCCAGGCCAAGCAGTTCGGCTACAACAACGACTTCGTCGGCGTGCTGCCGATCGACCGGAAGCGGGCGCTGCTCGTGGTCAACCACGAGTACACCAACGAGGACCTGATGTTCCCCGGCTTCACCGGCCTGGACGCGCTCTCGGTGGAGCAGCTGCGGGTGGCGATGGCCGCGCACGGCATGTCCGTGGTCGAGTTGGAGCGGGTGGAGAGCACCGGGCAGTGGCGGCCGGTACGCAACGGCCGCAGGTACAACCGGCGGGTGACCGCGCTGGCCACGAAGTTCGAGCTGACCGGTCCGGCCGCCGGCTCGGCCTGGCTGTGCACCGCCGCCGACCCGAAGGGTCGTACGGTGATCGGCACGTTGAACAACTGCGCCGGCGGGGTCACCCCGTGGGGCACCGTGCTCTCCGGCGAGGAGAACTTCAACCAGTACTTCGTCGGCGGCGACGCTGCGCCGGAGGCGCTGAAGCCGAAGCTGGCCCGGTACGGCATCCCGACCGACGTGCGCTACCCGAGCGGCAGCCGCAAGTGGGACCGCGCCGACGAGCGCGTCGACCTGGCGAAGCACCCCAACGAGGCGCACCGGTTCGGCTGGATCGTCGAGATCGACCCGTTCGACCCGGACAGCAAGCCGCGCAAGCACACCGCGCTGGGCCGGTTCAAGCACGAGGGCGCCAACGTGATCGTGGCGAAGGACGGCCGCGTGGTCGCGTACATGGGCGACGACGAGCGGTTCGACTACCTCTACAAGTTCGTCTCGGACAAGAAGTTCATGTCGGGCAGTTCCACGGTCGCCCGCCGGCACAACCTGACCCTGCTGGAGTCCGGCACGCTCTACGTGGCCGCCCTGGAGGGGAACAGCGCCGCCGAGATCGACGGCACCGGCACGCTCCCCACCGACGGCGCATTCGACGGCCGGGGCCGGTGGATCAAGCTGGTCAGCGGCAACCGCTCGTACGTCGACGGGATGACCGCGGCCGACGTGCTCACCTTCACCCGTCTCGCCGCGGACAAGGTCGGCGCGACCAAGATGGACCGCCCGGAGGACGTCGAGCCGAGCGAGCTCACCGGCAAGGTGTACGTGGCGCTGACCAACAACACCGACCGGGGCAAGGCCGGCAAGGCGCCCGCCGACGAGGCGAACCCGCGCAACCTCAACAAGCACGGGCAGATCCTGGAGCTGGTCGAGGACCGGGGCGACAACACCGCCGAGTCCTTCGCCTGGTCGCTGCCGATCGTCTGCGGCGACCCGACCGACCCGTCCACCCACTTCGCCGGGTACGACAAGAGCAAGGTCTCGCCGATCTCCTGCCCGGACAACGTCGCCTTCGACACCACCGGCAACCTCTGGATCGCCACCGACGGCAACGCCCTGGGCAGCAACGACGGCCTCTTCGCCACCGCGCTGGAGGGGCCCGAGCGGGGCCACCTGAAGCAGTTCCTCACCGTGCCGTACGGCGCGGAGACCTGCGGCCCGTTCATCACGAAGGACAACCGCTCGGTCTTCGTGGCGGTGCAGCACCCGGGCGAGATCACCGGTGCGACGGTGGAGAACCCGGCCTCCACCTGGCCGGACGGCGACTTCGCCAAGCCCGCCGTGGTGGTCACCTGGCGCCTCGACGGCGGCCCGATCGGCAGCTGA
- a CDS encoding IclR family transcriptional regulator: MRDPLAEPSDLIRSVSRALRVLESVGRAPRGLTVKQIARRCELTVATTYHLVRTLAYEGYVIRREDGTYIVGLEVADRYRELVTAFRGPPAVGESLRRAAGDTGWSHYLGRFVGGQVAVTAVAEGPRSPYLEDLVPGFDEGAHATALGKSLLATLTADQRVRYLREYGMRPFTSATLTTPEAFEADLAAGDRRGMQLELGQFRQGVACAAVLVTPDKDIERRVVLACALPASEMMTSARVVRAKLLSAARAIADGLATEH; encoded by the coding sequence GTGCGCGACCCCTTGGCGGAACCTTCGGACCTGATCCGAAGTGTCTCCCGCGCGCTTCGAGTGCTCGAGTCGGTCGGCCGTGCGCCGAGGGGACTCACCGTCAAGCAGATCGCCCGTCGGTGCGAGCTGACCGTCGCCACCACGTACCACCTGGTGCGCACCCTGGCGTACGAGGGCTACGTGATCCGGCGGGAGGACGGGACGTACATCGTCGGGTTGGAGGTGGCCGACCGGTACCGGGAGCTGGTGACCGCGTTCCGGGGGCCGCCCGCGGTCGGCGAGTCGCTGCGGCGGGCGGCGGGGGACACCGGCTGGAGCCACTACCTGGGGCGCTTCGTGGGCGGCCAGGTGGCCGTCACGGCGGTCGCCGAGGGGCCGCGCTCGCCGTACCTGGAGGACCTGGTGCCGGGCTTCGACGAGGGGGCGCACGCCACGGCCCTCGGCAAGAGCCTGCTCGCCACGCTCACCGCCGACCAGCGCGTCCGCTACCTGCGCGAGTACGGCATGCGCCCGTTCACCAGCGCCACCCTGACCACCCCCGAGGCGTTCGAGGCCGACCTGGCCGCCGGTGACCGGCGCGGCATGCAGTTGGAGCTGGGGCAGTTCCGCCAGGGGGTGGCCTGCGCGGCCGTGCTGGTCACCCCGGACAAGGACATCGAGCGCCGGGTGGTGCTGGCCTGCGCGCTACCGGCCAGCGAGATGATGACCTCCGCCCGGGTGGTCCGGGCCAAGCTGCTCAGCGCGGCTCGCGCGATCGCCGACGGCCTCGCCACCGAGCACTGA
- a CDS encoding sigma-70 family RNA polymerase sigma factor — MLRALHDEHADALYAHALRLVNGDRSRAEDLVQETLLRAWRHPEALDPRRGSIRAWLFTTARNLAIDAWRRRSTRIGEVYTDELPEPAETVDEAERAVEAWTVAEALNRLSPTHREVLIECFYQGRSVAEAAARLGVPPGTVKSRTHYALRSLRLVLAEMGVTG; from the coding sequence CTGCTGCGCGCGCTGCACGACGAACACGCCGACGCGCTCTACGCGCACGCCCTGCGGCTGGTCAACGGCGACCGGTCGCGCGCCGAGGACCTGGTGCAGGAGACGCTGCTCCGGGCCTGGCGGCACCCCGAGGCGCTGGATCCGCGCCGGGGCTCGATCCGGGCCTGGCTGTTCACCACCGCGCGGAACCTGGCCATCGACGCCTGGCGGCGCCGCTCCACCCGGATCGGTGAGGTCTACACCGACGAGCTGCCGGAGCCCGCCGAGACGGTCGACGAGGCGGAGCGCGCGGTGGAGGCGTGGACCGTCGCCGAGGCGCTGAACCGGCTCAGCCCGACCCACCGCGAGGTGCTGATCGAGTGCTTCTACCAGGGGCGGTCGGTGGCGGAGGCCGCGGCCCGGCTGGGCGTGCCGCCGGGCACGGTGAAGTCGCGCACCCACTACGCGCTGCGCTCACTACGGCTGGTGCTGGCCGAGATGGGGGTGACCGGATGA
- the nuoN gene encoding NADH-quinone oxidoreductase subunit NuoN, producing MTELKLPSIDYAALAPILIMLGAALFGVLVEAFVPRRLRNPVQLLLALAAVFAALTMVILNADDRLLTAGQAIAVDGPTLFLQGAILILAAMALLLIGERAVERGGAFVAHAAVTADSVDDRRQAERAGGTTEVYPLTTFAIGGMLIFVAANDLLTMFIALEVFSLPLYLLCALARRRRLLSQEAALKYFMLGAYASAFFLFGVALIYGFTSGVPGRSAGVDFATVHVAVTESSSSQVLLFAGMALLAIGLLFKAAAAPFHVWTPDVYQGAPTPVTGFMAACTKVAAFGALLRVFHVAFAGAAWDFTPVLGALAVLTMLVGAVLAVTQTDIKRLLAYSSIANAGYLLVGVLAPSKDGLSGTMFYLVAYGFSVLAAFAVVTLVRDADGEATHLSRWAGLGRRSPFFAAIFTFILLAFAGIPLTSGFTSKFAIFAPALDANQTWLVIAGVLTSMVLAFPYLRVVVMMWLSEPGESTPTVAIPGALTSAALVIGVLATLVLGVAPAPLLDLANGAAEFVR from the coding sequence ATGACCGAGTTGAAGTTGCCGTCGATCGACTATGCGGCGCTCGCTCCGATCCTGATCATGCTGGGTGCGGCGCTGTTCGGCGTCCTGGTCGAGGCGTTCGTGCCGCGGCGCCTGCGCAACCCGGTGCAGCTGCTGCTCGCCCTGGCGGCCGTGTTCGCCGCGCTGACCATGGTGATCCTCAACGCCGACGACCGGCTGCTCACCGCCGGTCAGGCCATCGCGGTGGACGGGCCGACGCTCTTCCTCCAGGGTGCGATCCTCATCCTGGCCGCGATGGCGCTGTTGCTGATCGGTGAGCGGGCGGTGGAGCGGGGCGGGGCCTTCGTGGCCCACGCCGCGGTCACCGCCGACTCGGTCGACGACCGGCGGCAGGCCGAGCGGGCCGGCGGCACCACAGAGGTGTACCCGCTGACCACGTTCGCGATCGGCGGCATGCTGATCTTCGTGGCGGCGAACGACCTGCTGACCATGTTCATCGCGCTCGAGGTCTTCTCGCTGCCGCTCTACCTGCTCTGCGCGCTGGCCCGTCGCCGGCGGCTGCTGAGCCAGGAGGCCGCGCTGAAGTACTTCATGCTCGGCGCGTACGCCTCGGCGTTCTTCCTGTTCGGCGTGGCGCTGATCTACGGCTTCACCTCGGGCGTGCCGGGCCGGTCGGCCGGCGTCGACTTCGCCACCGTGCACGTCGCGGTCACCGAGTCCTCGTCCAGCCAGGTGCTGCTCTTCGCCGGCATGGCGCTGCTCGCGATCGGCCTGCTCTTCAAGGCCGCCGCCGCACCGTTCCACGTCTGGACGCCGGACGTCTACCAGGGCGCTCCGACCCCGGTGACCGGCTTCATGGCCGCCTGCACCAAGGTCGCCGCCTTCGGCGCCCTGCTGCGGGTCTTCCACGTCGCCTTCGCCGGGGCCGCCTGGGACTTCACCCCGGTGCTCGGCGCGCTGGCGGTGCTGACCATGCTGGTCGGCGCGGTCCTGGCGGTCACCCAGACCGACATCAAGCGGCTGCTGGCGTACTCGTCGATCGCGAACGCCGGCTACCTGCTGGTGGGCGTGCTCGCGCCGAGCAAGGACGGGCTCTCCGGCACGATGTTCTACCTGGTCGCGTACGGCTTCTCGGTGCTCGCCGCGTTCGCCGTGGTGACCCTGGTCCGGGACGCCGACGGGGAGGCCACCCACCTGTCCCGCTGGGCCGGGCTGGGCCGCCGGTCGCCGTTCTTCGCCGCGATCTTCACCTTCATCCTGCTGGCCTTCGCCGGTATCCCGCTCACCAGCGGGTTCACCAGCAAGTTCGCGATCTTCGCGCCGGCGTTGGACGCGAACCAGACCTGGCTGGTGATCGCCGGTGTGCTGACCAGCATGGTGCTGGCCTTCCCGTACCTGCGGGTCGTGGTGATGATGTGGCTCTCCGAGCCGGGCGAGTCGACCCCGACCGTCGCCATTCCGGGCGCGCTCACCTCGGCGGCCCTGGTCATCGGGGTACTGGCCACCCTGGTCCTGGGGGTCGCCCCGGCACCGCTGCTCGACCTGGCCAACGGTGCCGCCGAATTCGTGCGATGA
- a CDS encoding MFS transporter, translating into MTDTALRPAPPSSRSTIRVSAGAVATTIACVLPVFLLGGLAVQMGHDLRFSPAGLGLAVSVYFGISALASVPSGVLVERYGAAVVARAGILLSAGSLLAVAGLARSYPVLVGLLGLSAAANALGQLASNVALARHVPAHRQGLSFGVKQAAIPVSTLLAGAAVPTVALTAGWRWAFVAAAGAALAALPAVPRAEGDRGRRSAARPAGGASGALVVVGLAATLAAGAANALGTFVVDSSAGRGLSPALAGLTLTLGSAVCVVARVGAGWLADRRATGHVALIAGMLVVGAVGLALLALAGAVPLVAGVVLGFGLGWAWPGLMNFAVVKLHPQAPAAATSITQTGVYAGGCLGPLGLGAVAGQLGYPSMWATAAVAMLVAAVLMLAASRLLSRR; encoded by the coding sequence ATGACCGACACCGCGCTACGCCCCGCACCCCCCTCGTCCCGGTCCACCATCCGCGTCAGCGCGGGTGCCGTCGCCACCACGATCGCCTGCGTCCTGCCGGTCTTCCTGCTCGGCGGCCTCGCCGTGCAGATGGGTCACGATCTCCGCTTCTCCCCCGCCGGGCTGGGCCTGGCCGTGTCGGTGTACTTCGGGATCAGCGCGCTGGCGTCGGTCCCCTCCGGTGTGCTCGTCGAGCGGTACGGCGCGGCCGTGGTGGCCCGCGCCGGCATCCTGCTCTCCGCCGGCTCGCTGCTGGCCGTGGCGGGGCTGGCCCGGTCGTACCCGGTGCTGGTCGGCCTGCTCGGGCTCAGCGCCGCCGCGAACGCGCTCGGGCAGCTCGCCAGCAACGTCGCGCTGGCCCGGCATGTGCCCGCCCACCGGCAGGGGCTCTCCTTCGGCGTGAAGCAGGCGGCCATCCCGGTCTCCACCCTGCTGGCCGGCGCGGCGGTGCCCACCGTCGCACTGACCGCCGGCTGGCGTTGGGCGTTCGTGGCCGCCGCCGGGGCCGCGCTGGCCGCGCTGCCGGCCGTACCCCGGGCGGAGGGCGACCGGGGGCGGCGCTCGGCCGCCCGGCCGGCTGGTGGGGCCAGCGGGGCCCTGGTGGTGGTCGGCCTGGCCGCCACCCTGGCGGCGGGCGCCGCGAACGCGCTGGGCACCTTCGTGGTGGACTCGTCGGCCGGACGCGGGCTGTCACCGGCCCTGGCCGGCCTCACCCTGACCCTGGGCAGCGCGGTCTGCGTGGTGGCTCGGGTCGGTGCCGGCTGGCTCGCCGACCGCCGGGCCACCGGGCACGTCGCGCTGATCGCCGGGATGCTGGTGGTCGGCGCGGTCGGGCTGGCCCTGCTGGCCCTGGCCGGCGCCGTGCCGCTGGTGGCCGGCGTGGTGCTCGGCTTCGGGCTCGGCTGGGCCTGGCCCGGGCTGATGAACTTCGCGGTGGTCAAGCTCCACCCGCAGGCCCCGGCCGCCGCCACCTCGATCACCCAGACCGGGGTGTACGCGGGCGGCTGCCTCGGCCCGCTGGGCCTCGGCGCCGTGGCCGGTCAGCTCGGCTACCCCAGCATGTGGGCGACGGCCGCGGTCGCCATGCTGGTGGCCGCCGTCCTCATGCTCGCCGCCAGCCGCCTCCTGTCCCGCCGCTAG
- the nuoL gene encoding NADH-quinone oxidoreductase subunit L encodes MAAPEGAVTFAQAGGLLGSVWLLVAVPLVSAAILLLLGRRADRWGHWLGVGAIGAAFVLGLTYFLQLRGLENKQVQLSLWQFITVGDLKVDFGLLFDPLAAVFVLLITGVGFLIHLYAVEYMAHDEGRRRFFGYFNLFVAAMLLLVLGNNYVMLYFGWEGVGLASYLLISFWYGRPSAATAGKKAFLMNRVGDAGLAIGIFVLFAQLGSTQYDDVFNGVGALSQTTVLVLGLLLLLGATGKSGQFPLQAWLPDAMEGPTPVSALIHAATMVTAGVYLIARSNPIFSANETLQLVVVSVGAVTLLMGCLIGAAKDDIKRVLAWSTVSQIGYMFVGVGLGGAAYALAIVHLLAHGFFKANMFLGAGSVMHGMHDQVDIRRFGALAKHMKVTWLTFMMGWLAIIGIPPLSGYFSKEPIIAAAFERGDWTSWLFGGAALLGAGLTAFYMTRLFVLTFHGPARWTEDIEHPHESPRLMTVPLILLAIGSIAAGALMATTVPDWLTATAGLGGEHAEHEPVLAHWLITVLSILITVLGAGLAWMLFRNGTATEPQPAGVLVTAARKNLYTDAVNEAVFEKPGIFLTRALVFLDNRGVDGLVNGLAAAVGGGSGRLRRLQTGFVRSYATSILTGALLVVAAFLAVQAGWLA; translated from the coding sequence CCTACTTCCTCCAGCTCCGCGGCCTGGAGAACAAGCAGGTCCAGCTGAGCCTCTGGCAGTTCATCACGGTCGGCGACCTCAAGGTGGACTTCGGGCTGCTCTTCGACCCGCTGGCCGCGGTCTTCGTTCTGCTGATCACCGGGGTGGGCTTCCTGATCCACCTCTACGCGGTCGAGTACATGGCGCACGACGAGGGCCGGCGACGGTTCTTCGGGTACTTCAACCTCTTCGTCGCCGCGATGCTGCTGCTGGTGCTCGGCAACAACTACGTGATGCTCTACTTCGGCTGGGAGGGCGTCGGTCTGGCGTCGTACCTGCTGATCTCCTTCTGGTACGGCCGGCCGAGCGCGGCCACCGCCGGCAAGAAGGCGTTCCTGATGAACCGGGTCGGCGACGCCGGCCTGGCCATCGGCATCTTCGTCCTGTTCGCCCAGCTCGGCAGCACGCAGTACGACGACGTGTTCAACGGGGTCGGCGCGCTGAGCCAGACCACGGTGCTGGTGCTCGGCCTGCTGCTGCTGCTCGGCGCGACCGGCAAGTCCGGCCAGTTCCCGCTCCAGGCGTGGCTGCCGGACGCGATGGAGGGCCCGACCCCGGTCTCCGCGCTCATCCACGCGGCCACCATGGTCACCGCGGGCGTCTACCTGATCGCCCGCTCCAACCCGATCTTCTCGGCGAACGAGACGCTCCAGCTCGTGGTGGTCAGCGTCGGCGCGGTCACCCTGCTGATGGGCTGCCTCATCGGCGCGGCCAAGGACGACATCAAGCGGGTGCTGGCCTGGTCCACGGTGAGCCAGATCGGCTACATGTTCGTCGGCGTCGGCCTGGGCGGCGCGGCGTACGCGCTGGCCATCGTGCACCTGCTGGCGCACGGCTTCTTCAAGGCCAACATGTTCCTCGGCGCCGGCTCGGTCATGCACGGCATGCACGACCAGGTGGACATCCGCCGCTTCGGCGCGCTGGCGAAGCACATGAAGGTCACCTGGCTGACCTTCATGATGGGCTGGCTGGCCATCATCGGCATCCCGCCGCTCTCCGGCTACTTCTCGAAGGAGCCGATCATCGCGGCGGCGTTCGAGCGGGGGGACTGGACGTCCTGGCTGTTCGGTGGCGCCGCGCTGCTCGGCGCCGGGCTCACCGCCTTCTACATGACCCGGCTCTTCGTGCTCACCTTCCACGGCCCGGCCCGCTGGACCGAGGACATCGAGCACCCGCACGAGTCGCCGAGGCTGATGACGGTCCCGCTGATCCTGCTGGCGATCGGCTCGATCGCGGCCGGCGCGCTGATGGCCACCACCGTGCCGGACTGGCTCACCGCCACCGCCGGCCTCGGCGGCGAGCACGCGGAGCACGAACCGGTCCTCGCGCACTGGCTGATCACCGTGCTGTCGATCCTGATCACCGTGCTCGGCGCCGGACTGGCCTGGATGCTGTTCCGCAACGGCACGGCCACCGAGCCGCAGCCGGCCGGCGTGCTGGTCACCGCCGCCCGCAAGAACCTCTACACGGACGCCGTCAACGAGGCGGTCTTCGAGAAGCCGGGCATCTTCCTCACCCGGGCGCTGGTCTTCCTCGACAACCGGGGCGTCGACGGGCTGGTCAACGGCCTGGCCGCCGCGGTCGGCGGGGGCTCGGGCCGGCTCCGGCGGCTGCAGACCGGTTTCGTGCGGTCGTACGCGACCTCGATCCTGACCGGTGCGCTGCTCGTGGTGGCGGCGTTCCTGGCCGTGCAGGCGGGGTGGCTGGCGTGA